Proteins co-encoded in one Plasmodium berghei ANKA genome assembly, chromosome: 11 genomic window:
- a CDS encoding patatin-like phospholipase, putative produces the protein MTKNVYILFVYIVYVFLHIFSSSLRMQKNLFKYITPISKKINLIRIKKINIFRKERKQKNIHVFNDAVNKYIGFDAFLKKLNNVSSSQDKLNYINLLHKIIEDKKCEYFLFSNNYMRIIIYILNERFLMIKKNEYKNDATEYQIIYKLLLIFNNLTKYRNFYHVILNDYTHKNVKMSLIYIIMNILNEKGNKEKHKEANSVFDYFTSFFKNPDETTKHYIDQDNNIIGEQIKRENDIKKKNDIDDIKNKIFHLGKNILLKVKEEKLKIENKLNEQYNYNNDSILKDQQYAKRQLEYYQLGQNDIILSEENKNGNSNDTEMIRDDHTNHSYYFNNNKDNNIDNYYDNDIYKAYTNSTSQLNYFNEDLKNIDNIIYDNKKNKQNNNENYIKNLLKYYNNDDYEQMKSDQKNESIYEIKKGSEQTEDPIVNYTKQNDISFQNKKDEEMKYKNMSKIIHEVIKTPNDHITFVPFYFNKNSKDNILTSIIVNFQKNQNGIVVYKMKHEEITNEKISEKSGESKSEYLIDNTITKLKKKGIPIENIGDDYNCNNYYKVYDNYAEDDTDILNYERNVNDTNFNIKENDEKVTPNGYYKTGSEIDQKNEERKEKNHLRTRNDHECVDEKNVEENFQKENRKTNKNNAINESDEILEEDELENDSKNKTNSGNEYDENNVNVVYEDHNINIKDINNKTDVKMEESSNFLNMGLLILVKKNPLLKDVILPIENENNKMPINKEDTIESFDSNDINNIINNPLFSNNIKSITNNPYNYLKVDKFVKNIEENLHIYKKREHKASNIEGYDKIYLKFDERQNESEEMDKYVLMGYLNFNLDMLKNFKMNNEENNLVMSNNPINNSNPYLHLELIKNYIESLFNYLDINSYFTNKLLKLLYEILIENRNSIIYNMFYYTILNDENMNKIIDILSKNVSNNLNKSNITFVLRILYILSFQQHLYINHIKEKNKTNEKFMILYKNIAKYLEDIKAEDFIKNLQKNEKLITSLKNVSLFFENKYKNQNSLYIRDEKKEQFLIDNKIVKKKLNNIYNRHFICEHKDLIIIRKTNIILKALGANMFDLYNDIVFTDREKKSHGYLMKENSIQKNIMHYYNDTITNFVSKLKKYFTFSNENVPNGKDSIAYDAHTLNNKDNEKLKTYNSKTWNNNQVKNSYNNTYYSSDINEYTDKVKNKVLNDMTNKINGTYHNTNTNAFTKMEEENKKKNSEKEKKIYIYNFNNKEYIAFNKFKESLINMKHKRKRKLRILCLDGGGIRGLLSIEILKCINSHLKKNLFEYFDIICGTSTGAIISILIGLEKAHLNEIEFLYNLLINKIFQKDTYAVRNTRYLLKHSYYDSNVLNNILNTFFKNTKMFHYNSDLFTPYVFTVSTQMNITPVQPVILKNYHVNLNRITELNKPSEQMVNTVKRETTDILNSGSVSHKYDISEYIGDNSKVVDISNSYSKSNNNKDNINREEVQGHANLEDNKNLHEYYNSRENLNDSIKIKNSKIHINQNIHDVSIYKSFYNIFVKYVLRCTTAAPGFFNFFSFDDNIYADGAICFNNPTLISLNEMKLIFYNYLNKKKNNIFNKIKYYSVKKYNISETEQNDTINLNDYIDCIVSIGTGKFQPKIIHEYNENKEQDTFLRWDVLLKQIVFSITNTELTHDICNNLLDKNKYFRFNCFINNIKLDETSSEIITKLKQIGKRYFEDDKYNQQKLIQLINILEDKKNVKEYMQDQKKIWNPSYIDHIKSKIYDFFFPKNKKSMNREESPITDSFQNSNIDKDESLEKNSCSSESECMKHENKKNNNINPTKNNNADSKDNKETQNNTHGNIYSDFNFNFLNDDNKFDITNIDEILDIINRNSNNFPQSKNTPNGFFQYFTNLFYNNSNNKFIKKLENMNKNNLFIKKKKETGNYVNVTPNTGIRVLLNEIYFILLKKNLYFHTDQISPINENPTNYYDINIQKYIPYPPDQNNQISHINEDNHQKHEIGNTCRKNEDNGQSSMGNNSNNKNIKKSDYFTKTDTNNTNAIKNNYKKNNNNEPCLYNDEQNLPNIVENSDLIKKRNIKDIMSSYSINYKFFKSINPDSLEIKKNMIFNVLRNIFFKNDT, from the coding sequence ctttaatatatattattatgaatattttaaatgaaaaaggaaataaagaGAAGCATAAAGAAGCAAATTCGgtttttgattattttacttcattttttaaaaatccTGATGAAACTACAAAACATTATATAGATcaagataataatattataggtgaacaaattaaaagagaaaatgatattaagaaaaaaaatgatatagacgatattaaaaataaaattttccatttaggaaaaaatattttattaaaagtaaaagaagaaaagttaaaaatagaaaataaattaaatgaacaatataattataataatgacaGTATTTTAAAAGATCAACAATATGCAAAAAGACAATTAGAATATTATCAATTGGGACAAAAcgatataattttatcagaagaaaataaaaatggaaattcTAATGACACTGAAATGATAAGGGATGATCATACTAATcattcttattattttaacaaCAATAaggataataatattgataattattatgaCAATGATATCTATAAAGCTTATACTAATAGTACTAGCCAATTAAACTATTTTAATGAAgacttaaaaaatatagacaatataatatatgacaacaaaaaaaacaaacaaaataacaatgaaaattatatcaaaaacttattaaaatattataataatgatgattATGAGCAAATGAAAAGTGaccaaaaaaatgagagcatatatgaaataaaaaagggtAGCGAACAAACAGAAGATCCCATTGTTAATTATACGAAGCAAAATGACATTtcatttcaaaataaaaaagatgaagaaatgaaatataaaaatatgagcAAAATAATACATGAGGTAATAAAGACACCAAATGATCATATTACATTCgttcctttttattttaataagaATTCTAaagataatattttaacaagtataattgttaattttcaaaaaaatcaaaatggAATAGTGGTTTACAAAATGAAACATGAAGAAATAAcgaatgaaaaaattagcGAAAAATCTGGGGAAAGTAAATCGGAATATTTAATAGATAACACtattacaaaattaaaaaaaaaaggaattccaattgaaaatataggagatgattataattgtaataattattataaagtATACGACAATTATGCCGAAGATGATACGGATATATTAAACTATGAAAGAAATGTGAATgatacaaattttaatataaaagaaaatgatgaaaaagtAACACCAAATGGTTATTATAAAACAGGTAGCGAAATAGaccaaaaaaatgaagaacgaaaggaaaaaaatcatttaaGAACAAGAAACGACCACGAATGTgtagatgaaaaaaatgtagaagaaaattttcaaaaagaaaacagaaaaacaaataaaaataacgcGATAAACGAATCTGATGAAATACTTGAAGAAGATGAGTTGGAAAATGAttcgaaaaataaaacaaatagtggaaatgaatatgatgaaaataatgttaaTGTAGTTTATGAGGatcataatattaatataaaagatatCAATAATAAGACCGATGTAAAAATGGAGGAGAGTAGCaactttttaaatatgggattattaatattggttaaaaaaaatcccTTATTAAAAGATGTAATTCTACCTATTGAAaacgaaaataataaaatgccAATAAATAAGGAAGATACTATAGAATCATTCGATAGtaatgatattaataatataattaataatccACTATTCTcaaacaatataaaaagtattACAAATAATCCATACAATTATCTAAAAGTCGACAAATTCGTAAAAAATATCGAAGAAAATCTTcacatttataaaaaacgTGAGCATAAGGCTAGCAATATTGAAGGgtatgataaaatatatttaaaatttgatGAAAGACAAAATGAATCAGAAGAAATggataaatatgtattaatgGGATATTTAAACTTTAATTTAgatatgttaaaaaattttaaaatgaataatgaagaaaataatttagtGATGTCTAATAATCctattaataatagtaatccatatttacatttagaattaataaagaattatatcgaatcattatttaactatttagatataaatagttattttacaaataagttattaaaattattatatgaaatattaatagAAAATCGTAACtctataatttataatatgttttattatactattttaaacgatgaaaatatgaataaaataattgatatattatcaaaaaatgtaagtaataatttaaataaatcgAATATTACATTTGTGCTAAgaatattgtatattttatctttccaacagcatttatatattaatcatataaaagaaaaaaacaaaacaaatgaGAAATTTATGATTCTTTATAAGAATATTGCAAAATATTTAGAGGATATAAAAGCTGAggattttattaaaaatctacaaaaaaatgaaaaattaattacaagcttaaaaaatgtgtctctattttttgaaaataaatacaaaaaccAAAATTCGTTATATATTcgtgatgaaaaaaaagaacaaTTCTTGATTGacaataaaatagttaagaaaaaattaaataatatatataataggcATTTTATATGTGAACATAAAGATCTAATTATTATcagaaaaacaaatattatattaaaagcGTTAGGAGCTAATATGTTcgatttatataatgatatagTTTTTACAGATCGCGAAAAAAAATCACATGGATATTTAATGAAAGAAAATAGTatccaaaaaaatattatgcatTATTACAATGATACTATTACAAATTTTGTTTcaaaactaaaaaaatattttactttttccAATGAGAATGTTCCCAATGGTAAGGATAGTATTGCATATGATGCACAcacattaaataataaagacaatgaaaaattaaaaacatataatagCAAAACATGGAATAATAATCAGGTAAAAAACagttataataatacttaTTATTCATCTGACATTAATGAATATACAgataaagtaaaaaataaagttttAAACGACATgacaaacaaaataaatggcACATATCATAACACTAATACAAATGCTTTCACTAAAATGGAagaagaaaacaaaaagaaaaattcagaaaaagaaaaaaaaatatacatatacaattttaataataaagaatatatagcattcaataaatttaaagaaagtttaataaatatgaaacataaaagaaaaagaaaattaagAATCTTATGTCTTGATGGTGGAGGTATTAGAGGATTATTATCAAttgaaattttaaaatgcaTTAATagtcatttaaaaaaaaatttatttgaatattttgatataataTGTGGAACAAGTACAGGAGCCATCATATCTATATTAATAGGCTTAGAAAAGGCAcatttaaatgaaatagaatttttatataatttattaattaataaaatatttcaaaaggATACATATGCAGTTAGAAATACTAGATATTTATTGAAACATTCATATTATGATTCAAATGtgttaaataatattctaaatacattttttaaaaatacgAAAATGTTTCATTATAATTCCGATTTGTTCACTCCATATGTATTTACTGTCTCAACACAAATGAATATTACACCAGTTCAACCTgtcatattaaaaaattatcatgtAAATTTAAATAGAATAACAGAATTAAACAAACCAAGTGAACAAATGGTTAATACAGTTAAAAGGGAAACAActgatatattaaatagtGGCTCTGTTTcacataaatatgatatatctGAATATATTGGAGACAATAGTAAAGTTGTGGATATAAGTAATAGTTATTCtaaaagtaataataataaagataatataaatcGAGAAGAAGTTCAAGGTCATGCTAATTTAGAAGATAACAAAAATTTACATGAATATTACAATAGTAgagaaaatttaaatgatagcatcaaaataaaaaatagtaaaattcatataaatcaaaatattcatGACGtaagcatatataaaagtttttataatatttttgtaaaatatgttttaagATGTACTACAGCTGCTCCTGggttttttaattttttttcttttgatgataatatatatgctgATGGAGCtatatgttttaataaTCCTACTCTAATAAGTTTAAATGAAATGAaattgattttttataattatttaaataaaaaaaaaaacaatatatttaataaaataaaatattattctgtaaaaaaatacaatataaGTGAAACAGAACAAAATGAtacaataaatttaaatgattaTATCGATTGTATAGTAAGTATAGGAACTGGAAAATTTCAACCCAAAATAATACAcgaatataatgaaaataaagaacAAGATACATTTTTAAGATGGGACGTATTGTTAAAACAAATTGTCTTTTCCATTACAAATACAGAACTAACTCATGACatatgtaataatttattagataaaaataaatactttcgatttaattgttttattaacaatataaaattagaCGAAACATCATCTGAAATTATTACTAAATTGAAGCAAATAGGAAAAAGATATTTTGAAGACgataaatataatcaaCAAAAACTAAttcaattaataaatatattagaagataaaaaaaatgtaaaagaatatatgcaagaccaaaaaaaaatttggaATCCTTCTTATATAGATCAtattaaatcaaaaatatatgactttttttttccaaaaaataaaaaatcaatgAATAGAGAAGAATCTCCAATAACTGACTCATTTCAAAATAGTAACATTGATAAGGATGAAAgtttggaaaaaaattcatGCAGCAGCGAAAGTGAATGTATGAaacatgaaaataaaaaaaataataatattaatcctactaaaaataataatgcgGATTCAAAAGATAACAAAGAAACCCAGAACAATACGCATGGAAACATATATAGtgattttaattttaatttcttgaatgatgataataaatttgacATAACAAATATCGATGAAATTTtagatataataaacagaaatagtaataattttcCACAAAGTAAAAATACACCAAATggtttttttcaatattttactaatttattttataataatagtaataataaatttataaaaaaattagaaaatatgaacaaaaataatttatttattaaaaaaaaaaaagaaacagGTAATTATGTTAATGTTACACCCAATACAGGTATTAGAGTTTTgttaaatgaaatatattttattttattaaaaaaaaatctttattttcatacTGATCAAATTTCTCcaattaatgaaaatcctacaaattattatgatattAATATTCAGAAATACATCCCATACCCCCCTGATCAAAACAATCAAATTTCACACATAAATGAAGATAATCACCAAAAACATGAAATTGGAAATACATGTAGAAAAAACGAGGACAACGGACAAAGCAGCATGGGAAATAATTCTAATAATaagaatataaagaaatcGGATTATTTCACCAAAACTGATactaataatacaaatgccataaaaaataattataaaaaaaataataataacgaACCCTGCTTATATAATGATGAACAAAATTTACCTAACATTGTCGAAAATTCagatttaattaaaaaaaggaatattAAAGACATTATGAGTTCTTATAGCATTAActacaaattttttaagtcAATCAATCCAGATTCActcgaaataaaaaaaaatatgatatttaATGTGCtgagaaatatattttttaaaaatgatacaTAA
- a CDS encoding T-complex protein 1 subunit delta, putative — translation MADVAKGKSSENLNRNEKQNDVRQMNILAAKAVADVTRTSLGPKGMDKMIEDGKGGVIITNDGATILKEMAVAHPTAKMIVELSKAQDVEAGDGTTSVVVMCGSLLSVCKNLLDKNIHCQKISESFFEASVKSLEILREMSIPIDLNDKNMLIQNAITSLNSKVVSHNSSLLAPIAVDVILKITDINNDKNVDLNNIRIVKKLGGTIEDTEIVDGLIFTSNKICKKAYGIKNLSQAKIGLIQFCLSLPKTDMDNTVVVKDYNSMDRLLREERVIIAKMVKKIASTGCNLLLIQKSILRDAVNDLALDFLAKAKIMVIKDIEREDIEFISKTCNCVPVASLDYFTPDKLGYAENVVTESVGYGEIVKITGVESKNTISVLVRASNNMMLDEAERSLHDALCVVRSLVKERAILPGGAAPEMELSQKLYQWANTLKGSKQICVKAFSDALELIPYTLAENAGLSPLHIVTELRNKHAEGHKYYGINIRTGTISNMIDENVIQPLLVTSTAIKLATETVMMILKIDDTVVCR, via the exons atggcTGACGTAGCAA aGGGTAAATCTAGCGAAAACTTAAACagaaatgaaaaacaaaatgatgTGAGacaaatgaatattttggCAGCTAAAGCTGTAGCTGATGTAACACGAACAAGTTTAGGACCAAAAGGAATGGATAAAATg attGAAGATGGAAAAGGAGGTGTTATAATCACAAATGATGGAGCAACTATTTTGAAAGAAATGGCAGTCGCTCATCCAACAGCAAAAATGATAGTTGAACTGAGTAAAGCACAAGATGTAGAAGCAGGTGATGGTACTACTTCTGTTGTTGTTATGTGTGGGTCACTTTTAAGCGTATGCAAAAACTTAttggataaaaatattcattgtCAAAAAATATCAGAAAGTTTTTTTGAAGCATCAGTAAAAAGTTTAGAAATATTAAGAGAAATGTCTATTCCAATTgatttaaatgataaaaacaTGTTAATACAAAATGCTATAACATCATTAAATTCGAAAGTCGTTTCCCATAACTCCTCATTATTAGCACCAATAGCTGTAGatgttatattaaaaattactgatataaataatgataaaaatgtcgatttgaataatataagaattgtaaaaaaattaggTGGAACTATTGAAGATACTGAAATAGTAGATGGGTTAATATTTAcaagtaataaaatatgtaaaaaagcatatggaataaaaaatttgtcTCAAGCTAAAATAGGTTTAATTCAATTTTGCCTATCTTTACCAAAAACAGATATGGATAACACTGTTGTAGTAAAAGATTATAACAGTATGGATAGATTATTAAGAGAAGAAAGAGTAATAATAGCTAAAatggtaaaaaaaatagctagCACAGGttgtaatttattattaatacaaaaaagtatattacGAGATGCAGTCAATGATTTAGCATTAGATTTTTTAGCTAAAGCAAAAATTATGGTTATTAAAGATATCGAAAGAGAAGATATTGaatttatatcaaaaaCATGTAATTGCGTTCCTGTAGCTAGTTTGGATTATTTTACTCCAGATAAATTAGGGTATGCAGAAAATGTTGTTACAGAATCAGTAGGTTATGGTGaaattgttaaaattaCAGGTGTAGaatcaaaaaatactaTATCAGTTTTAGTAAGAGCATCTAATAACATGATGCTAGATGAAGCAGAAAGGTCGTTGCATGATGCATTATGTGTTGTTAGAAGTTTAGTTAAAGAAAGAGCTATATTACCTGGTGGAGCTGCACCAGAAATGGAATTATctcaaaaattatatcaatGGGCAAATACATTAAAAGGATCAAAACAGATATGTGTTAAAGCGTTTTCAGATGCTTTAGAATTAATACCTTATACCTTAGCTGAGAATGCAGGATTATCACCATTACACATTGTAACAGAATTAAGAAATAAACATGCTGAAGGCCATAAATATTACGGAATTAATATAAGAACTGGTACTATATCAAATATGATTGATGAAAATGTTATACAACCATTATTAGTAACATCGACAGCAATTAAATTGGCAACAGAAACAGTTATGATGATTTTAAAGATTGACGATACGGTTGTATgtagataa
- a CDS encoding pyrroline-5-carboxylate reductase, putative, whose protein sequence is MENIKLGFLGLGQMGLALANGISNSNIIKKENIYYYSPSKKNTDFVYMNSNAEVAKKCDIIICAVKPDMASYVLSDIKTYLASKLLISICGGLKIKSLEQVVGNDAKIVWVMPNTPCLVGEGTFIYCSNKNVDAQNKKYVNEIFNACGDAHEINEKHMDIGTAISGCGPAYVYLFIESLIDAGVKNGLNRDLSKKLVLQTLKGSVKMVKESDKPVQQLKDNICSPGGITAMGLYTLEKNGFKYGVMEAVDAAFQKSKSMS, encoded by the exons atggaaaacataaaattag GATTTTTGGGGTTAGGACAAATGGGATTAGCATTAGCAAATGGGATATCTAATTccaatataattaaaaaggaaaatatttattattactctccatcaaaaaaaaataccgATTTTGTTTACATGAATTCAAATGCAGAG GTTGCCAAAAAATGtgatataattatatgtgCAGTTAAACCAGACATGGCTAGTTATGTTTTAAGTGATATTAAG ACCTATTTAGCATCAAAGTTGCTGATATCCATTTGTGGAGGATTAAAAATCAAAAGTTTGGAACAg GTGGTTGGAAATGATGCTAAAATCGTGTGGGTTATGCCTAATACCCCATGTTTAGTTGGAGAAGGgacatttatttattgctctaataaaaatgtggatgctcaaaataaaaaatatgtgaatgaaatatttaatgcGTGTGGAGATGCACATGAAATAAACGAAAAACATATGGATATAGGAACAGCTATTTCAGGATGTGGACCTGcatatgtttatttatttatagaaaGCTTAATTGACGCTGGAGTTAAAAATGGATTAAACCGagatttatcaaaaaagtTAGTTTTGCAAACTCTTAAAGGATCTGTTAAAATGGTTAAAGAATCTGATAAACCAGTTCAACAATTAAAAGATAACATATGTTCTCCAGGAGGTATTACAGCTATGGGTTTATATACCCTTGAAAAAAACGGCTTTAAATATGGAG ttATGGAGGCAGTTGATGCTGCTTTCCAAAAATCGAAATCAATGAGCTAG